In one Burkholderiales bacterium GJ-E10 genomic region, the following are encoded:
- a CDS encoding bifunctional DNA primase/polymerase → MSTATLPVEPAWRLAQRPDAQRWLVSELWAEQAVGIVGGEPKCCKSFLALDLAVAVASGRPCLRRFAVPNPGRVLLYAAEDASHVVRQRLDGICAAAGCRLAELDVQVITAPILRLDLPADRAALERTVAELQPRLLILDPFVRLHRIDENASGEVAPLLAYLRELQRRYAASVLLVHHARKSAGAMRAGQALRGSSEFHAWGDSNLYLRRANDALSLTIEHRAASSPPGIQLELRADGDALALRPVQPSSDPPPPPAGLDERITAALLAAANPMSIHALRAQCRVRNASLYERLAALTAAGRLQRTADGYRLADRN, encoded by the coding sequence GTGAGCACCGCGACGCTGCCGGTCGAGCCGGCCTGGCGCTTGGCCCAGCGGCCCGACGCGCAGCGCTGGCTGGTCAGCGAACTCTGGGCCGAGCAGGCGGTGGGCATCGTCGGCGGCGAGCCCAAGTGCTGCAAGAGCTTCCTCGCGCTCGACTTGGCCGTGGCGGTCGCCTCGGGTCGCCCTTGCCTGCGGCGCTTCGCCGTGCCCAATCCCGGCAGGGTGCTGCTATACGCGGCCGAGGATGCCTCGCACGTCGTGCGCCAGCGGCTCGATGGCATCTGCGCCGCCGCCGGCTGTCGGCTGGCCGAGTTGGACGTGCAGGTGATCACCGCGCCCATCCTGCGACTCGACCTGCCGGCCGATCGCGCGGCCCTCGAGCGCACCGTCGCCGAACTGCAACCGCGCCTGCTGATCCTCGACCCCTTCGTGCGCCTGCATCGCATCGACGAGAACGCCAGCGGCGAGGTAGCCCCTCTGCTCGCCTACCTGCGCGAGTTGCAGCGCCGCTACGCCGCTTCCGTGCTGCTGGTGCACCATGCACGCAAATCCGCCGGCGCCATGCGCGCCGGCCAGGCGCTGCGCGGCTCCTCCGAGTTCCACGCCTGGGGCGACTCGAACCTGTACCTGCGCCGCGCAAACGATGCGCTCAGCCTGACGATCGAACATCGCGCCGCGTCGTCGCCGCCCGGCATCCAGCTCGAGCTGCGGGCCGACGGCGATGCACTGGCCTTGCGACCCGTACAACCGTCGTCCGATCCGCCGCCACCGCCCGCCGGCCTCGACGAACGCATCACCGCCGCGCTGCTGGCCGCCGCTAACCCAATGAGCATCCACGCTCTGCGCGCCCAATGCCGCGTACGCAACGCCTCCCTCTACGAGCGCCTCGCCGCACTGACCGCCGCCGGTCGACTTCAGCGCACCGCCGACGGCTACCGACTCGCCGATCGCAACTGA